One genomic window of Camelina sativa cultivar DH55 chromosome 5, Cs, whole genome shotgun sequence includes the following:
- the LOC104787582 gene encoding E3 ubiquitin-protein ligase SINA-like 2 — protein sequence MDGEASSSRRKRQRAPAVAEEEAENGGGGDEVTRSGTMFELDLLDCPICCYALTIPIFQCDNGHIACSSCCTKVRNKCPSCTLPIGNFRSRIMERVVEAVIVPCPNARLGCTEKFSYGKELAHEKICRFALCYCPIPDCDYSGVYKDLYSHYYANHDDEHSWNKFVCGRSSGAWLLISDKILVLQESADGPLVVLQCFKEPQGFYVTVSCIAPSAPGVGEFSYHLSYKSGGKTMTFELEEMERIQKVSYRTPEKDFMLVPYYFQEQGIRLKMNICIRRLQNNEEEEEEEEEEEEEEEEDDDEEDADEEE from the exons ATGGATGGAGAAGCTTCGAGCAGCCGCCGTAAGAGACAACGAGCTCCCGCCGTTGCTGAAGAAGAAGCCGAgaatggtggaggaggagatgagGTGACACGATCTGGGACAATGTTCGAGCTAGATCTCCTCGATTGTCCCATTTGTTGTTACGCACTCACGATTCCTATCTTTCAG TGTGACAATGGACATATAGCTTGTTCGTCTTGTTGTACTAAAGTGAGGAACAAATGCCCTTCTTGCACTTTACCCATTGGTAACTTTCGATCGAGAATAATGGAGAGAGTTGTTGAAGCTGTCATTGTGCCATGCCCAAACGCCAGACTTGGTTGTACTGAGAAGTTCTCCTATGGGAAAGAGTTAGCCCATGAGAAGATATGCAGGTTCGCTCTGTGCTACTGTCCTATACCAGACTGTGACTACAGTGGCGTGTACAAGGATCTCTATAGTCACTACTATGCTAACCACGACGACGAACACTCATGGAATAAATTCGTGTGTGGCCGTTCCTCTGGCGCATGGCTGCTCATAAGTGATAAGATTCTTGTTCTTCAGGAATCTGCAGATGGTCCCTTGGTTGTGCTTCAGTGTTTTAAGGAGCCGCAAGGATTTTACGTGACTGTGAGTTGTATAGCACCTTCTGCTCCAGGAGTTGGTGagttctcctatcatctctcCTACAAGTCTGGAGGTAAAACTATGACGTTTGAACTGGAGGAGATGGAAAGGATTCAGAAAGTGAGCTATCGAACTCCTGAGAAGGACTTTATGTTGGTCCCTTACTATTTCCAGGAGCAGGGGATTCGTTTGAAAATGAATATTTGCATCCGCCGGctacaaaacaatgaagaagaagaagaagaagaagaagaagaagaagaagaagaagaagaagatgatgatgaagaagatgctgatgaagaagagtaa
- the LOC104787581 gene encoding E3 ubiquitin-protein ligase SINA-like 2: MAGEASSSRQKRQRLVEEEGENGGGDAAVARSGTLVDLDLFYCPVCSDSLTIPIFRCDNGHIACSSCCTKMKNVCPDCGDSIGDFRCLIMEKILEAFDVGRGFLFDLHLLDCPVCSNALTAPIFECDSGHIACSSCCKKQRYKCTACSLPIGNYRCRIMERLVEAIFIPCPNAKHGCREMFYYGKKLVHQKECIFAPCYCPALGCNYSGLYKDLYSHYETNHKCGKKHFRSRHDADAWVHVDDKILVLQEYRDGPLVVIQCFQKPEGVSVTVNCIAPSAPGVGEFSFLLSYSREGEYWALGSDKMNRIHKVSFQAPEKYFITVPMSDFKMKIRINRITEEIENEV; encoded by the exons ATGGCCGGAGAAGCATCGAGCAGCCGCCAAAAGAGGCAACGacttgtagaagaagaaggcgaGAATGGTGGAGGTGATGCGGCGGTGGCAAGATCTGGGACATTGGTGGACCTAGATCTTTTCTATTGTCCCGTTTGCTCTGACTCACTCACGATTCCTATCTTTCgg TGTGACAATGGCCACATAGCATGTTCTTCGTGTTGTACTAAAATGAAAAACGTATGCCCTGATTGTGGGGATTCCATTGGTGACTTCCGATGCCTGATAATGGAAAAAATCTTGGAAGCCTTCGATGTTGGTAGAGGGTTCCTGTTCGACCTACATCTTCTCGATTGTCCTGTTTGCTCTAACGCACTCACTGCTCCTATCTTTGAG TGTGACAGCGGACATATTGCATGTTCGTCGTGCTGTAAGAAACAGAGGTATAAATGCACTGCTTGTAGTTTACCGATCGGTAACTACCGATGCCGAATAATGGAGAGGCTTGTCGAGGCAATCTTTATCCCATGCCCGAACGCCAAACATGGTTGTCGTGAGATGTTCTATTACGGAAAAAAATTAGTCCATCAGAAAGAATGCATTTTCGCTCCGTGCTATTGTCCTGCATTAGGCTGCAACTACAGCGGCTTGTACAAGGATCTGTATAGCCACTACGAAACTAACCACAAGTGTGGCAAAAAACATTTCAGAAGTCGCCATGACGCTGACGCATGGGTACACGTCGATGATAAGATTCTTGTCCTTCAGGAATATCGAGATGGTCCATTGGTTGTGATTCAGTGTTTCCAGAAGCCAGAAGGAGTGTCTGTGACTGTGAACTGTATAGCACCTTCTGCTCCAGGAGTTGGGGAGTTCTCTTTTCTACTCTCCTACTCGCGTGAAGGTGAATATTGGGCACTTGGATCAGATAAGATGAATAGgattcataaagtgagcttcCAAGCTCCTGAGAAGTACTTCATAACAGTTCCCATGTCTGATTTTAAGATGAAGATTCGTATCAACCGGATAACCGAAGAGATAGAAAATGAAGTCTAA